The following proteins come from a genomic window of Microbacterium lemovicicum:
- a CDS encoding DNA gyrase/topoisomerase IV subunit A, producing the protein MRATPPSPAQDRAPERIEDVDVSVEMQGSFLEYAYSVIYSRALPDARDGLKPVQRRILYQMADMGLRPDRGHVKSARVVGEVMGKLHPHGDAPIYDALVRLAQAFSLRVPLVDGHGNFGSLDDGPAAPRYTEARLAAAALALTQDLDEDVVDFIPNYDGQFQQPEVLPAAFPNLLVNGTTGIAVGMATNMAPHNLIEVVAAAVHLLENPEATVEELMEFVPGPDLPSGGIIVGLDGIKDAYAKGRGSFRTRAKVSVEPLGPRRTGLVVTELPYLVGPERIIEKIKDAVTSKKLTGIADVTDLTDRHHGLRLVIGIKTGFDPLAVLEQLYRLTPLEDSFSINNVALVGGQPQTLGLRELLRVYLDHRVSVVTRRSRFRLQRRRDRLHLVEGLLVAILDIDEVIQVIRTSDDSEQARARLMDVFDLSVLQAEYILELRLRRLTKFSRVELEAERDDLKAQIAALEELLGSDVLLRAQVARELDAAAEAHGTPRRTVLLNGGPVAARPSRAAAAAAADLQIADAPCRVYLSATGRMLRAEVSPDAPGGGIVPPVRRSKHDAIRSAVDATTRGDVGAVTSAGRLVRFSPVDLPSVPGNSVQPAAGARADQYLGLSSGEHVVALVALTGEPPIALGTAQGVVKRVAATELPLNRHDIDVIALKPGDRVVGAAPAPDGAELVFVTSDAQLLRFDASSVRPQGRAAGGMAGVRLADGESAVFFGAVEAAASDVVVVTVAGSRQALAGADAASVKVSSFEEFPPKGRATGGVRAQRFLRGEDTLALAWVGLGPARAVGADGAVRPLPEPVAKRDASGQPLDGLVGAIGEPVR; encoded by the coding sequence ATGCGCGCCACTCCCCCTTCGCCCGCCCAGGACCGCGCTCCGGAGCGCATCGAAGACGTCGACGTCTCGGTCGAGATGCAGGGGTCGTTCCTCGAGTACGCCTACTCCGTGATCTATTCGCGCGCGCTCCCCGATGCGCGCGACGGACTGAAGCCCGTGCAGCGGCGCATCCTGTACCAGATGGCCGACATGGGTCTGCGGCCCGACCGGGGCCACGTGAAGAGCGCCCGCGTCGTCGGCGAGGTGATGGGCAAGCTCCACCCGCACGGTGACGCGCCCATCTACGACGCGCTCGTCCGGCTGGCCCAGGCGTTCTCGCTGCGGGTGCCCCTCGTGGACGGACACGGCAACTTCGGCTCGCTCGACGACGGTCCCGCCGCCCCGCGGTACACGGAGGCGCGTCTGGCGGCCGCCGCTCTCGCCCTCACGCAGGACCTCGACGAGGACGTCGTCGACTTCATCCCGAACTACGACGGCCAGTTCCAGCAGCCGGAGGTGCTGCCGGCCGCCTTCCCGAACCTGCTCGTCAACGGCACGACGGGCATCGCCGTCGGCATGGCCACGAACATGGCGCCGCACAACCTCATCGAGGTCGTCGCCGCCGCGGTCCACCTGCTCGAGAACCCCGAGGCCACGGTCGAGGAGCTGATGGAGTTCGTCCCCGGGCCCGACCTGCCCTCCGGCGGCATCATCGTCGGCCTCGACGGCATCAAGGACGCCTACGCGAAGGGCCGCGGCAGCTTCCGCACCCGCGCCAAGGTGTCGGTCGAGCCCCTCGGCCCGCGTCGCACGGGACTCGTCGTCACCGAGCTCCCCTACCTCGTGGGCCCCGAGCGGATCATCGAGAAGATCAAGGACGCGGTCACCAGCAAGAAGCTCACCGGCATCGCCGACGTCACCGACCTCACCGACCGCCATCACGGCCTGCGCCTCGTGATCGGCATCAAGACCGGCTTCGACCCGCTGGCCGTGCTCGAGCAGCTCTACCGACTGACGCCGCTCGAGGACTCCTTCAGCATCAACAACGTCGCCCTGGTCGGCGGACAGCCGCAGACGCTCGGCCTGCGCGAGCTCCTGCGGGTCTACCTCGATCACCGCGTCAGCGTGGTCACGCGCCGCAGCCGCTTCCGCCTGCAGCGCCGCCGCGACCGCCTGCACCTCGTCGAGGGGCTGCTCGTCGCGATCCTCGACATCGACGAGGTGATCCAGGTCATCCGCACGTCCGATGACAGCGAGCAGGCGCGTGCCCGGCTCATGGACGTCTTCGACCTCTCCGTCCTGCAGGCCGAGTACATCCTGGAGCTGCGCCTGCGGCGCCTGACGAAGTTCTCGCGGGTCGAGCTCGAGGCCGAGCGCGACGACCTGAAGGCGCAGATCGCCGCCCTCGAGGAGCTGCTGGGCAGCGACGTGCTGCTGCGCGCGCAGGTGGCCAGGGAACTGGATGCCGCGGCGGAGGCCCACGGCACGCCCCGGCGCACCGTCCTGCTGAACGGCGGGCCGGTGGCGGCCCGTCCGTCCCGCGCCGCCGCAGCGGCGGCGGCCGATCTGCAGATCGCGGACGCCCCGTGCCGGGTCTATCTGTCGGCGACCGGACGGATGCTGCGGGCCGAAGTGAGCCCCGACGCACCGGGTGGCGGCATCGTCCCGCCCGTGCGCCGCTCGAAGCACGACGCGATCCGCTCCGCGGTGGACGCCACGACGCGCGGCGACGTCGGTGCCGTCACGAGTGCGGGCCGGCTGGTGCGCTTCTCCCCCGTCGACCTCCCCTCCGTGCCCGGCAACTCCGTGCAGCCGGCGGCGGGCGCCCGCGCCGACCAGTACCTCGGCCTGTCCTCCGGCGAGCACGTCGTCGCGCTGGTCGCCCTCACCGGCGAACCGCCGATCGCCCTCGGCACGGCGCAGGGTGTCGTCAAGCGCGTCGCGGCCACGGAGCTTCCGCTCAACCGGCACGACATCGACGTCATCGCCCTCAAGCCCGGCGACCGTGTGGTGGGCGCCGCGCCCGCGCCCGACGGCGCGGAGCTCGTCTTCGTCACCTCCGACGCGCAGCTCCTGCGCTTCGACGCGTCGTCCGTGCGCCCGCAGGGTCGAGCGGCCGGCGGCATGGCCGGTGTCCGTCTCGCGGACGGCGAGAGCGCGGTGTTCTTCGGGGCCGTCGAGGCCGCGGCATCCGATGTCGTCGTCGTCACGGTGGCCGGATCGCGTCAGGCGCTGGCCGGAGCGGACGCCGCGTCGGTCAAGGTGTCGTCGTTCGAGGAGTTCCCGCCCAAGGGCCGGGCCACGGGCGGGGTGCGCGCACAGCGCTTCCTGCGCGGCGAGGACACGCTGGCGCTCGCCTGGGTCGGCCTCGGCCCGGCTCGCGCCGTCGGAGCCGATGGCGCGGTGCGTCCGCTGCCGGAGCCCGTGGCCAAGCGCGACGCGTCGGGCCAGCCGCTGGACGGCCTGGTGGGCGCCATCGGCGAGCCGGTGCGCTGA
- a CDS encoding alanine racemase — protein MTAQLHVDLGAFGENLRVLRDRVAPAELMLVVKNDAYGHGVERILPRALEEGVTWVGAFDVATGRRVRRLVGEAIRVFVWMLPDPDDVAEAIDLQLDLGVGDAQLLEDAAAAARRAGTTARVHLKIDSGLRRNGIRPEEWEAVVRRARALEKRGAIRVIGVWSHIAEASDADDDDARAIFDLALTQARVAGLTPTVTHLAASSAASARAEFRYDLVRIGAFAYGVAPAGGPSALNLGLRPIGTLTATVTAVESERVHVDAGFLHGLPTALAGAADVGTPAGRRPLLAVEALQSLVGSWGGAASGDTVVLYGGGVDEPTATEWAEAIGTIGEEIVTRISPRLPRTSE, from the coding sequence GTGACCGCCCAGCTGCACGTCGACCTCGGCGCCTTCGGAGAGAACCTCCGCGTGCTGCGCGATCGCGTCGCCCCGGCCGAGCTGATGCTCGTCGTGAAGAACGACGCCTACGGTCACGGGGTCGAGCGCATCCTCCCGCGCGCGCTCGAGGAGGGCGTGACGTGGGTCGGCGCCTTCGACGTCGCGACCGGCCGCCGCGTCCGGCGCCTCGTGGGCGAGGCGATCCGCGTCTTCGTGTGGATGCTGCCGGATCCCGACGACGTCGCCGAGGCGATCGACCTGCAGCTCGACCTGGGCGTGGGTGACGCGCAGCTGCTGGAGGATGCCGCGGCTGCCGCCCGACGTGCGGGGACGACCGCGCGCGTGCACCTGAAGATCGACTCCGGCCTGCGGCGCAACGGCATCCGTCCCGAGGAGTGGGAGGCGGTCGTGCGCCGTGCCCGCGCGCTCGAGAAGCGGGGCGCGATCCGCGTGATCGGGGTGTGGAGCCACATCGCCGAGGCCTCGGACGCGGACGACGACGACGCGCGCGCGATCTTCGACCTCGCTCTGACGCAGGCGCGCGTCGCGGGGCTGACGCCCACCGTGACGCATCTCGCGGCGAGCTCCGCCGCGTCGGCGCGCGCGGAGTTCCGCTACGACCTGGTGCGGATCGGCGCGTTCGCCTACGGGGTCGCCCCGGCCGGCGGCCCTTCGGCGCTCAACCTCGGGCTCCGCCCCATCGGAACGCTGACGGCCACGGTGACCGCCGTGGAGAGCGAGCGGGTGCACGTCGACGCGGGCTTCCTGCACGGCCTGCCGACGGCCCTCGCCGGCGCCGCCGACGTCGGGACGCCGGCGGGTCGCCGGCCGCTCCTCGCCGTCGAGGCGCTGCAGAGCCTCGTCGGGAGCTGGGGCGGCGCGGCATCGGGCGACACCGTCGTGCTCTACGGCGGCGGAGTCGACGAGCCGACGGCCACAGAGTGGGCCGAGGCGATCGGCACCATCGGCGAGGAGATCGTCACGCGCATCTCGCCGCGCCTCCCTCGCACCTCTGAATGA
- a CDS encoding DNA gyrase/topoisomerase IV subunit B: MVTSEYSAHHLQVLEGLEAVRKRPGMYIGSTDSRGLMHCLWEIIDNSVDEALGGFGSRIDIVLHADGSVEVRDRARGIPVDIEPRTGLSGVEVVFTKLHAGGKFGGGSYAASGGLHGVGASVVNALSERLDVEVDRGGKTWAMSFHRGEPGNFAGDAPDSTFSPFENRSELRVAGRAAKGVTGTRIRYWADRQIFTKDAAFNVEELEQRARQTAFLVPGLEIVIRDERSDEASETSYRFDGGISEFADFLAPDAGITDTWRLTGSSTFTETVPVLQASGAMVATEVERECVVDVAVRWGTGYETTTRSFVNIIATPKGGTHQQGFEAALMKVLRAQVDQNARRLKLGNDKLEKDDILAGLTAVLTVRVPEPQFEGQTKEVLGTPAVRQIVANVVTKELNARFASPKRDDKSQTSLLMEKVVAEMKARISARAHKETQRRKNALESSSLPAKLVDCRSNDVDDSELFIVEGDSALGTAKLARNSEYQALLPIRGKILNVQKASISDMLGNAECASIIQVIGSGSGRSFDLSTARYGKVILMSDADVDGAHIRTLLLTLFFRYMRPLIEAGRVFAAVPPLHRVIIQHPGTKPNETVYTYSEQELQSLLARLTKSGKRWQEPVQRYKGLGEMDAEQLATTTMDRAGRTLRRVRVSDAENAATVFELLMGNDVAPRKEFIVDSSSNFSRERIDA; the protein is encoded by the coding sequence ATTGTGACTTCCGAGTACTCCGCCCATCACCTGCAGGTGCTCGAGGGGCTCGAAGCCGTCCGCAAGCGTCCGGGCATGTACATCGGATCGACCGACTCCCGCGGCCTCATGCACTGCCTCTGGGAGATCATCGACAACTCCGTCGACGAGGCCCTCGGCGGCTTCGGCTCCCGCATCGACATCGTCCTCCACGCCGACGGCAGCGTCGAGGTCCGTGACCGGGCGCGCGGCATCCCCGTCGACATCGAGCCGCGCACCGGTCTCTCCGGCGTCGAGGTCGTCTTCACCAAGCTCCACGCCGGCGGCAAGTTCGGCGGCGGGTCCTACGCCGCCTCGGGCGGCCTCCACGGCGTCGGCGCCTCCGTCGTCAACGCCCTCTCCGAGCGCCTCGACGTCGAGGTCGACCGCGGCGGCAAGACGTGGGCGATGTCGTTCCACCGCGGCGAGCCCGGCAACTTCGCGGGCGACGCACCCGACTCCACCTTCTCGCCCTTCGAGAACCGCTCGGAGCTGCGCGTGGCCGGCCGCGCGGCCAAGGGCGTCACCGGCACCCGCATCCGCTACTGGGCTGATCGACAGATCTTCACGAAGGATGCCGCCTTCAACGTCGAGGAGCTCGAGCAGCGCGCACGTCAGACCGCCTTCCTCGTGCCCGGGCTCGAGATCGTCATCCGGGACGAGCGGTCGGACGAGGCATCCGAGACGTCCTACCGCTTCGACGGAGGCATCTCGGAGTTCGCCGACTTCCTCGCCCCCGACGCCGGGATCACCGACACGTGGCGCCTGACCGGGTCGAGCACCTTCACCGAAACGGTCCCGGTCCTCCAGGCCAGCGGCGCCATGGTCGCCACCGAGGTCGAGCGCGAGTGCGTCGTCGACGTCGCCGTGCGCTGGGGCACCGGCTACGAGACGACCACGCGTTCGTTCGTGAACATCATCGCGACGCCCAAGGGCGGGACGCACCAGCAGGGCTTCGAGGCGGCACTGATGAAAGTGCTGCGCGCGCAGGTCGATCAGAACGCCCGCCGGCTGAAGCTCGGCAACGACAAGCTCGAGAAGGACGACATCCTGGCGGGGCTCACCGCGGTCCTCACCGTGCGCGTGCCCGAGCCGCAGTTCGAGGGGCAGACCAAGGAGGTGCTCGGCACCCCCGCCGTGCGCCAGATCGTCGCGAACGTCGTGACCAAGGAGCTGAACGCGCGCTTCGCCTCGCCCAAGCGCGACGACAAGTCGCAGACCTCCCTCCTGATGGAGAAGGTCGTCGCCGAGATGAAGGCCCGCATCTCGGCCCGTGCCCACAAGGAGACGCAGCGGCGCAAGAACGCGCTGGAGTCCTCGTCTCTGCCCGCGAAGCTCGTGGACTGCCGCTCCAACGACGTGGACGACTCGGAGCTGTTCATCGTGGAGGGCGACTCCGCGCTCGGCACCGCCAAGCTCGCCCGCAACAGCGAGTACCAGGCGCTCCTGCCCATCCGCGGCAAGATCCTCAACGTGCAGAAGGCGTCCATCAGCGACATGCTCGGCAACGCCGAATGCGCCTCGATCATCCAGGTGATCGGCTCCGGCTCCGGCCGCTCGTTCGACCTCAGCACGGCGCGCTACGGCAAGGTCATCCTGATGAGCGACGCCGACGTCGACGGCGCGCACATCCGGACGCTGCTGCTCACGCTCTTCTTCCGCTACATGCGTCCGCTCATCGAGGCCGGGCGCGTGTTCGCCGCCGTGCCGCCGCTGCACCGCGTCATCATCCAGCATCCCGGCACCAAGCCGAACGAGACCGTCTACACATACTCCGAGCAGGAGCTGCAGTCGCTCCTGGCGCGGCTGACGAAGTCGGGCAAGCGCTGGCAGGAGCCGGTGCAGCGCTACAAGGGCCTCGGCGAGATGGACGCCGAGCAGCTCGCGACGACGACGATGGATCGCGCCGGCCGCACCCTGCGCCGGGTGCGGGTGTCGGACGCCGAGAACGCGGCGACCGTGTTCGAGCTGCTGATGGGCAACGACGTCGCCCCGCGCAAGGAGTTCATCGTCGACTCGTCCAGCAACTTCTCGCGCGAGCGCATCGACGCCTGA
- a CDS encoding sugar-transfer associated ATP-grasp domain-containing protein has protein sequence MDISLKARAGYFLKRAAAFRPTRVWNFARQIADEQGKWAPPIFVDMLWSAAFRDTAYIDYYEADFALLSRSERKTFMTSLIQHHLATAVNDREDAKTLEDKINFNRAFGDFLGREWMQLDDTDAAALAAFAARHPVIIAKVPVSREGKGVFRYDTAEVTDWDAFRAELIGKGQILIEQPIVQHPYLASYCAGTVNTTRITTYFDGTTVHPLVMVQKFGRGAVSDQFTWGGFFTMLDDDGHSVGPGHTGKHKSSYLVHPESGQSIVEFQVPLWDQVLALVDQAARRIPTVPYVGWDVAVGPEAPVLIEGNWIPGLYETRVSTTGIREGSRPRHERVMGDALRR, from the coding sequence ATGGACATCTCCCTGAAAGCGCGCGCCGGCTACTTCCTGAAGCGTGCCGCCGCCTTCCGCCCGACCCGCGTCTGGAACTTCGCCCGCCAGATCGCCGACGAGCAGGGCAAGTGGGCGCCGCCCATCTTCGTCGACATGCTGTGGTCGGCCGCGTTCCGCGACACCGCCTACATCGACTACTACGAGGCCGATTTCGCCCTCCTCAGCCGGAGCGAACGCAAGACGTTCATGACCTCGCTCATCCAGCACCACCTCGCGACGGCCGTCAACGACCGCGAGGACGCCAAGACGCTCGAGGACAAGATCAACTTCAACCGGGCCTTCGGCGACTTCCTGGGTCGCGAGTGGATGCAGCTCGACGACACGGACGCCGCGGCCCTGGCCGCGTTCGCCGCCCGCCACCCGGTCATCATCGCCAAGGTGCCGGTCAGCAGGGAGGGCAAGGGCGTCTTCCGCTACGACACCGCGGAGGTCACCGACTGGGACGCGTTCCGCGCGGAGCTGATCGGGAAGGGCCAGATCCTCATCGAGCAGCCCATCGTCCAGCATCCGTATCTCGCGTCCTACTGCGCCGGCACCGTCAACACGACGCGCATCACGACGTACTTCGACGGCACCACGGTGCACCCGCTCGTCATGGTGCAGAAGTTCGGCCGCGGTGCGGTCAGCGATCAGTTCACCTGGGGCGGCTTCTTCACGATGCTCGACGACGACGGGCACTCCGTCGGCCCCGGGCACACCGGCAAGCACAAGAGCAGCTACCTCGTGCACCCCGAGTCGGGCCAGTCGATCGTGGAGTTCCAGGTGCCGCTGTGGGACCAGGTGCTCGCGCTCGTCGACCAGGCCGCCCGCCGCATCCCGACCGTGCCCTACGTCGGCTGGGACGTCGCCGTCGGGCCGGAGGCGCCGGTGCTCATCGAGGGCAACTGGATCCCGGGGCTGTACGAGACGCGCGTGAGCACGACCGGCATCCGCGAGGGCTCGCGTCCGCGCCACGAGCGCGTGATGGGCGACGCCCTCCGCCGATGA
- a CDS encoding alanine racemase C-terminal domain-containing protein, translating to MTVLARVSRTALRANLARSGADGGVVDVRADGWGHGAVTVAAAAVAAGGRQVIADADQHDELRAAGIPSDALVDVGAATVDPLAVFGLDGIGVPVLRLCGEVVTTKDLRAGEGVSYGYLHRAPHDTRIALVSGGYGQGVYRALGERASVVISGRRCAILGRVAMDVCVVEIGDAPLSRGADVWFFGDPAQGHPSVHEWADASDLSAAELVAAVGLHAERRSE from the coding sequence ATGACGGTCCTGGCCCGGGTGAGCCGCACCGCCCTCCGCGCGAACCTCGCGCGGAGCGGCGCGGACGGCGGCGTCGTGGACGTGCGCGCGGACGGATGGGGTCACGGAGCGGTCACCGTCGCCGCGGCCGCCGTCGCGGCCGGCGGACGGCAGGTGATCGCCGACGCAGACCAGCACGACGAGCTGCGGGCGGCGGGGATCCCCTCGGACGCCCTGGTGGACGTCGGCGCTGCCACCGTCGACCCGCTGGCCGTCTTCGGGCTCGACGGCATCGGCGTGCCGGTCCTGCGGCTCTGCGGCGAGGTCGTCACCACCAAGGACCTGAGGGCGGGGGAGGGCGTGTCGTACGGCTACCTCCACCGCGCGCCGCACGATACGCGCATCGCGCTGGTCTCCGGCGGCTACGGCCAGGGCGTGTACCGCGCGCTGGGGGAGCGCGCGTCGGTCGTGATCTCCGGGCGCCGCTGCGCCATCCTCGGCCGCGTCGCGATGGACGTGTGCGTCGTCGAGATCGGCGACGCACCCCTCAGCCGCGGCGCGGACGTCTGGTTCTTCGGCGATCCGGCGCAGGGTCACCCGTCTGTGCACGAGTGGGCGGATGCCTCGGATCTGAGCGCGGCGGAGCTCGTGGCCGCCGTCGGACTGCACGCGGAGCGGAGGAGCGAGTGA
- a CDS encoding DUF7455 domain-containing protein, with protein sequence MNTLSTTEPAAVLEYRLTAADRCDSCGAQAYIAAEVNGSELLFCAHHGRKYEDKLRSIATTWHDETARLSEAV encoded by the coding sequence ATGAACACCCTGTCGACAACCGAACCTGCCGCCGTCCTCGAGTACCGTCTGACCGCCGCGGACCGCTGCGACTCGTGCGGCGCTCAGGCCTACATCGCCGCCGAGGTGAACGGCAGCGAGCTGCTGTTCTGCGCTCACCACGGCCGCAAGTACGAAGACAAGCTGCGCAGCATCGCCACCACGTGGCACGACGAGACTGCGCGTCTCAGCGAAGCGGTCTGA
- the murJ gene encoding murein biosynthesis integral membrane protein MurJ encodes MNLARASSLIAAGTLVSRMTGLVRTIVLVAAIGTFAAGDSFYYANQLPNTVLTLISTGLLTGVIVPRVVAVSAQSDGGRIFLPKLMTAGAVILLAATALAMLLAPWLVSVVAGQLTPQAQSLTTAFAYWCLPQIFFYGMFALIGESLNARRIFAPYAWAPVVNNAVSIAGFGLFIAVFGSRDGLDGWTPEAIALVGGTATLGIIAQVVVLTVFWRRSGIPLRPDFRWRGVGFGSMGGLATWTFGMVMVTLVAGVVQSNVMSAASGDNASAAIWGNAWLVYMVPYALIVLSIGTPYFTRISEHAAAERRPEVLADIGASIRTLGLFVVIAAVGLAAAAAPASRIFTQTSEAALLAAPVLIAFLVALLPMAILFIIQRTFYAYGDTRTPFFFTLILGVMVVSLTLVAMLVPRPYLTVTVASVQTLCGIVELVIAVWLLRRKIGPLGLARPLAAIGRFVLAAIPAGAAGYGVYLWTGGGEGWMLGSLFLGAAGTALICATAGAIYVGILAAFRTPELATAARLVRARFGR; translated from the coding sequence ATGAACCTGGCGCGGGCGAGCAGCCTGATCGCGGCCGGCACGCTCGTGTCGCGCATGACCGGACTCGTCCGCACCATCGTCCTCGTCGCGGCCATCGGCACCTTCGCGGCGGGTGATTCGTTCTACTACGCGAATCAGCTGCCCAACACCGTCCTGACGCTGATCTCGACCGGTCTGCTCACGGGCGTCATCGTGCCGCGCGTGGTCGCCGTGAGCGCGCAGTCCGACGGCGGTCGCATCTTCCTGCCGAAGCTCATGACGGCCGGCGCGGTGATCCTGCTCGCCGCGACCGCGCTCGCGATGCTCCTCGCGCCCTGGCTGGTCTCTGTCGTGGCCGGCCAGCTCACGCCGCAGGCCCAGTCGCTCACGACCGCCTTCGCCTACTGGTGCCTCCCACAGATCTTCTTCTACGGCATGTTCGCGCTCATCGGCGAGAGCCTCAACGCCCGGCGCATCTTCGCGCCCTACGCGTGGGCGCCGGTCGTGAACAACGCCGTCTCGATCGCGGGCTTCGGCCTGTTCATCGCCGTCTTCGGCAGCCGCGACGGCCTGGACGGATGGACCCCGGAGGCGATCGCCCTGGTGGGTGGCACCGCCACGCTCGGCATCATCGCGCAGGTCGTCGTGCTGACCGTCTTCTGGCGACGCTCCGGCATTCCGCTGCGTCCCGACTTCCGCTGGCGCGGCGTCGGCTTCGGCAGCATGGGCGGCCTCGCGACCTGGACGTTCGGCATGGTCATGGTCACCCTGGTGGCCGGTGTCGTGCAGTCCAACGTGATGAGCGCGGCATCCGGAGACAACGCGTCGGCCGCCATCTGGGGCAACGCCTGGCTCGTCTACATGGTGCCCTACGCGCTCATCGTGCTGTCGATCGGCACGCCCTACTTCACCCGCATCAGCGAGCACGCCGCCGCCGAGAGGCGCCCGGAGGTGCTGGCCGACATCGGCGCCTCGATCCGCACCCTCGGCCTGTTCGTGGTCATCGCGGCGGTCGGGCTCGCGGCGGCGGCGGCGCCCGCATCGCGCATCTTCACGCAGACGTCGGAGGCCGCCCTGCTGGCGGCGCCGGTGCTCATCGCGTTCCTGGTCGCGCTGCTGCCGATGGCGATCCTGTTCATCATCCAGCGCACCTTCTACGCGTACGGCGACACCCGCACGCCCTTCTTCTTCACCCTGATCCTCGGCGTCATGGTGGTGTCGCTCACCCTCGTCGCCATGCTGGTGCCCCGGCCGTACCTGACCGTCACGGTCGCGTCGGTGCAGACCCTGTGCGGCATCGTGGAACTCGTCATCGCGGTGTGGCTGCTTCGGCGCAAGATCGGTCCGCTGGGCCTCGCGCGCCCGCTCGCCGCCATCGGCCGGTTCGTGCTCGCCGCGATCCCTGCGGGGGCCGCCGGCTACGGCGTGTACCTCTGGACAGGGGGCGGCGAAGGATGGATGCTGGGCAGCCTGTTCCTCGGGGCGGCGGGCACCGCACTCATCTGCGCGACTGCCGGCGCGATCTACGTCGGCATCCTCGCGGCGTTCCGCACGCCCGAGCTCGCCACCGCGGCGCGCCTGGTGCGGGCACGCTTCGGCCGCTGA
- a CDS encoding sugar-transfer associated ATP-grasp domain-containing protein, which yields MSQRSLRVRYLLQRARRLSLGNVTEFARQVQRVSRAPLPVIVADMLWCSVRYEMGFRDYAVWDIRLLNARERATWMTHPKAIRLNNTLNGPDSAALLGDKPRFYRDFSDMIGRAWIDAADADDDAIARFLAAHPRVLVKPARGEGGRGIDTFDAADIADEPAWRRQLIEDGRTLVEELLPQHERMNELYAGSVNTLRIITYLRPDGSFHVIAAVLRIGNGGVVDNFAGGGMFTMLDDDGVARWGAVDKNSNVFAQHPVTGTTIAGFAVPRFAEALAMVEVAARRLPTVPYVGWDVAITPDGPALIEANHNSSVFQMKPSVSGVRTGLLSRYRDAIGSGVLDKRR from the coding sequence GTGTCACAGCGGTCCCTGCGCGTCCGATATCTGCTGCAGCGGGCCCGGCGCCTGAGTCTGGGCAACGTCACCGAGTTCGCCCGACAGGTGCAGCGCGTGTCCCGTGCTCCGCTCCCGGTGATCGTCGCCGACATGCTGTGGTGCTCCGTGCGCTACGAGATGGGCTTCCGCGACTACGCGGTGTGGGACATCCGGCTGCTGAACGCCCGCGAGCGCGCCACGTGGATGACGCACCCCAAGGCGATCCGGCTGAACAACACCCTCAACGGTCCGGACTCCGCCGCGCTGCTGGGAGACAAGCCCCGGTTCTACCGCGACTTCTCCGACATGATCGGGCGCGCCTGGATCGACGCCGCGGATGCGGACGACGACGCGATCGCCCGGTTCCTCGCCGCTCATCCCCGTGTGCTGGTCAAGCCCGCGCGCGGTGAGGGCGGACGCGGCATCGACACGTTCGACGCGGCGGACATCGCGGACGAGCCCGCCTGGCGCCGGCAGCTGATCGAAGACGGACGCACCCTGGTGGAGGAGCTCCTCCCGCAGCACGAGCGCATGAACGAGCTCTACGCCGGGAGCGTCAACACCCTCCGCATCATCACCTACCTGCGCCCCGACGGCTCGTTCCACGTGATCGCGGCGGTGCTGCGCATCGGCAACGGCGGGGTCGTGGACAACTTCGCCGGCGGCGGCATGTTCACGATGCTCGACGACGACGGCGTGGCCCGGTGGGGAGCGGTGGACAAGAACTCGAACGTGTTCGCGCAGCATCCGGTCACCGGCACGACGATCGCCGGCTTCGCGGTCCCCCGGTTCGCCGAGGCCCTCGCGATGGTCGAGGTCGCCGCGCGCCGCCTGCCCACGGTTCCCTACGTCGGCTGGGACGTCGCCATCACCCCCGACGGTCCGGCGCTCATCGAGGCCAACCACAACTCGAGCGTCTTCCAGATGAAGCCGAGCGTGTCGGGCGTCCGCACCGGTCTGCTGTCGCGCTACCGCGACGCCATCGGCTCCGGCGTGCTCGACAAGCGCCGCTGA